In Ficedula albicollis isolate OC2 chromosome 19, FicAlb1.5, whole genome shotgun sequence, one DNA window encodes the following:
- the LOC101809754 gene encoding basic proline-rich protein-like, with the protein MDNPSYLPLNGNVDTPPCPPKTGTDSLPCPPILLGSSLTSPKPEISRRARHKVPQGPSRGAAQAEQSRAGGARGLEEPGSRSCPSAVPGDGRHRLPGLRALGGLSGQPAALLRDKPGRTILTENKPASMGGLRAARVPPTSAEPTHGCSPPTPGKNPPYPGEPTHGCSPQSRGRTPHTRGNQPTAAAPNPGEEPPIPGGTNPRLQPPIPGKNPPYPGEPTHGCSPQSRGRTPHTRGNQPTAAAPNPGEEPPIPGGTNPRLQPPIPGKNPPYPGEPTHGCSPQSRGRTPHTRGNQPTAAAPNPGEEPPIPGGTNPRLQPPIPGKNPPYPGEPTHGCSPQSRGRTPHTRGNQPTAAAPNPGEEPPIPGGTNPRLQPPIPGKNPPYPGEPTHGCSPQSRGRTPHTRGNQPTAAAPNPGEEPPIPGGTNPRLQPPIPGKNPPYPGEPTHGCSPQSRGRTPHTRGNQPTAAAPNPGEEPPIPGGTNPRLQPPIPGKNPPYPGEPTHGCSPQSRGRTPHTRGNQPTAAAPNPGEEPPIPGGTNPRLQPPIPGKNPPYPGEPTHGCSPQSRGRTPHTRGNQPTAAAPNPGEEPPIPGGTNPRLQPPIPGKNPPYPGEPTHGCSPQSRGRTPHTRGNQPTAAAPNPGEEPPIPGGTNPRLQPPIPGKNPPYPGEPTHGCSPQSRGRTPHTRGNQPTAAAPNPGEEPPIPGGTNPRLQPPIPGKNPPYPGEPTHGCSPQSRGRTPHTRGNQPTAAAPNPGVPYGDPGDTEPCPPHGTLGTPSHPRSPRAGVGACLRERPK; encoded by the coding sequence tcctgctgggctccagcctgACTtcaccaaaaccagaaataagCAGAAGGGCCAGGCACAAAGTCCCCCAAGGGCCTTCCCgaggggctgcccaggctgagcagagcagggctggaggagcccgAGGGCTGGAGGAGCCGGGGAGCCGCAGCTGCCCCTCGGCTGTCCCGGGGGACGGGAGGCACCGGCTGCCGGGGCTGCGTGCCCTCGGGGGGCTCTCCGGACAGCCCGCAGCCCTCCTGCGAGACAAACCCGGCCGGACAATACTGACCGAAAACAAGCCAGCATCCATGGGGGGGCTGCGTGCTGCCCGTGTCCCCCCAACCTCGGCGGAACCAACCCACGGCTGCAGCCCCCCAACCCCGGGGAAGAACCCCCCATACCCGGGGGAACCAACCCACGGCTGCAGCCCCCAATCCCGGGGAAGAACCCCCCATACCCGGGGGAACCAACCCACGGCTGCAGCCCCCAATCCCGGGGAAGAACCCCCCATACCCGGGGGAACCAACCCACGGCTGCAGCCCCCAATCCCGGGGAAGAACCCCCCATACCCGGGGGAACCAACCCACGGCTGCAGCCCCCAATCCCGGGGAAGAACCCCCCATACCCGGGGGAACCAACCCACGGCTGCAGCCCCCAATCCCGGGGAAGAACCCCCCATACCCGGGGGAACCAACCCACGGCTGCAGCCCCCAATCCCGGGGAAGAACCCCCCATACCCGGGGGAACCAACCCACGGCTGCAGCCCCCAATCCCGGGGAAGAACCCCCCATACCCGGGGGAACCAACCCACGGCTGCAGCCCCCAATCCCGGGGAAGAACCCCCCATACCCGGGGGAACCAACCCACGGCTGCAGCCCCCAATCCCGGGGAAGAACCCCCCATACCCGGGGGAACCAACCCACGGCTGCAGCCCCCAATCCCGGGGAAGAACCCCCCATACCCGGGGGAACCAACCCACGGCTGCAGCCCCCAATCCCGGGGAAGAACCCCCCATACCCGGGGGAACCAACCCACGGCTGCAGCCCCCAATCCCGGGGAAGAACCCCCCATACCCGGGGGAACCAACCCACGGCTGCAGCCCCCAATCCCGGGGAAGAACCCCCCATACCCGGGGGAACCAACCCACGGCTGCAGCCCCCAATCCCGGGGAAGAACCCCCCATACCCGGGGGAACCAACCCACGGCTGCAGCCCCCAATCCCGGGGAAGAACCCCCCATACCCGGGGGAACCAACCCACGGCTGCAGCCCCCAATCCCGGGGAAGAACCCCCCATACCCGGGGGAACCAACCCACGGCTGCAGCCCCCAATCCCGGGGAAGAACCCCCCATACCCGGGGGAACCAACCCACGGCTGCAGCCCCCAATCCCGGGGAAGAACCCCCCATACCCGGGGGAACCAACCCACGGCTGCAGCCCCCAATCCCGGGGAAGAACCCCCCATACCCGGGGGAACCAACCCACGGCTGCAGCCCCCAATCCCGGGGAAGAACCCCCCATACCCGGGGGAACCAACCCACGGCTGCAGCCCCCAATCCCGGGGAAGAACCCCCCATACCCGGGGGAACCAACCCACGGCTGCAGCCCCCAATCCCGGGGAAGAACCCCCCATACCCGGGGGAACCAACCCACGGCTGCAGCCCCCAATCCCGGGGAAGAACCCCCCATACCCGGGGGAACCAACCCACGGCTGCAGCCCCCAATCCCGGGGAAGAACCCCCCATACCCGGGGGAACCAACCCACGGCTGCAGCCCCCAATCCCGGGGAAGAACCCCCCATACCCGGGGGAACCAACCCACGGCTGCAGCCCCCAATCCCGGGGAAGAACCCCCCATACCCGGGGGAACCAACCCACGGCTGCAGCCCCCAATCCCGGGGAAGAACCCCCCATACCCGGGGGAACCAACCCACGGCTGCAGCCCCCAATCCCGGGGAAGAACCCCCCATACCCGGGGGAACCAACCCACGGCTGCAGCCCCCAATCCCGGGGAAGAACCCCCCATACCCGGGGGAACCAACCCACGGCTGCAGCCCCCAATCCCGGGGAAGAACCCCCCATACCCGGGGGAACCAACCCACGGCTGCAGCCCCCAATCCCGGGGAAGAACCCCCCATACCCGGGGGAACCAACCCACGGCTGCAGCCCCCAATCCCGGGGTGCCCTAtggggaccctggggacaccgagccGTGCCCGCCCCAtgggaccctggggacaccgagccATCCCCGCTCACCACGGGCTGGTGTGGGGGCGTGCCTGCGAGAGCGCCCCAAATAG